One part of the Rutidosis leptorrhynchoides isolate AG116_Rl617_1_P2 chromosome 1, CSIRO_AGI_Rlap_v1, whole genome shotgun sequence genome encodes these proteins:
- the LOC139903294 gene encoding uncharacterized mitochondrial protein AtMg00810-like: MMGELKFFPGLQVKQLEDGTFINQQKYIHEMIKKFRMENSKPMATPMATNVKLTLEGEGEPFDSTKYRGMIGSLLYLTVSQLDIMFSVCLCARFQENPKTSHVEAVKRIFRYLKGTMHLGLWYQSSPGLILCALRIPIMEGQ; encoded by the coding sequence atgatgggtgaactcaagttctttccCGGACTTCAAGTCAAAcaactagaagatggaacgttcatcaatcaacaaaagtacATTCATGAAATGATCAAAAAGTTTAGAATGGAGAACTCAAAACCTATGGCGACTCCTATGGCAACAAATGTGAAGCTTACTTTAGAAGGAGAAGGAGAACCATTCGATAGCACCAAATATAGGGGAATGATTGGATCCCTTCTATATTTAACAGTAAGTCAGCTCGATATCATGTTTAGTGTGTGCTTGTGTGCAAGATTTCAAGAAAATCCAAAAACATCACACGTTGAGGCCGTCAAAAGGATCTTTAGATACTTAAAAGGAACAATGCATCTTGGGTTATGGTACCAAAGTTCACCGGGAttgatattatgtgctttgcgGATTCCGATCATGGAGGGTCAATGA